A single region of the Acidithiobacillus acidisediminis genome encodes:
- a CDS encoding TolC family protein — MPICQGRNRGDRGAIAAACLFLVLSGSAAAAPLDLLWHDPFDTQGFTPERLGQPWRRSVPDLPHAQLPKRQVIPKAQSLAALTAYALAHNPQSRVAWENLRAAAAGVGVADSAYLPSLSLSANAVRSQSNTTAGFSIPVLNSSSESLSLTWTLFEFGLRAAQKDNALAQLYLSGFENNQALSQVALSVTQNYYQLIGEQALVESYRQTLREDSANLDAAILKQKSGMATIADVLQAKSALAQATAQLLSAQATLRSDQSALAESCGLPPDNPISLAPLNVHQLPPPIRPSMAALIQLATRANPLVQEAAARILAARATLREDQAQGLPSLGFSVSGGKRFQNALQPSENWAIAFSLKVPLFTGFQQSYAIQEARHQARSTQASLREEEQSIALTVAQDYQTVLGARSAARAAQLAVQSARASLAAIRAQYKVGLATMLNLLSAQATLTTAEQTRVQDITTAYTQLANLANALGMIGLPKDRAVLPTLGAASKE, encoded by the coding sequence ATGCCGATTTGCCAAGGCCGGAACCGTGGTGATAGAGGGGCTATTGCCGCGGCCTGCCTCTTTCTTGTACTTTCGGGCAGTGCCGCCGCGGCGCCGTTGGATTTGTTATGGCATGACCCCTTTGACACTCAGGGCTTCACGCCGGAAAGACTGGGGCAACCCTGGCGCAGGAGCGTGCCGGATCTTCCACACGCGCAGCTCCCCAAAAGGCAAGTCATCCCCAAGGCCCAGAGTCTTGCCGCGCTGACGGCCTATGCCCTTGCCCACAATCCACAAAGCCGAGTTGCGTGGGAGAATCTGCGTGCCGCAGCAGCTGGAGTTGGCGTTGCCGATAGCGCCTATTTGCCCAGTCTCTCCCTCTCCGCCAATGCGGTACGCTCGCAGAGCAACACGACAGCCGGCTTCAGTATCCCGGTCTTGAACAGTAGTTCCGAAAGCCTGAGCCTGACCTGGACGCTGTTCGAGTTTGGCCTACGCGCGGCACAAAAGGATAATGCCCTGGCACAACTGTATCTTTCGGGTTTTGAGAACAATCAGGCCCTGAGCCAAGTCGCTCTGAGTGTCACCCAAAATTATTATCAGTTGATCGGCGAACAGGCTTTGGTGGAGTCTTACCGGCAAACGCTGCGTGAAGACAGTGCAAATCTGGATGCGGCCATACTCAAGCAGAAATCCGGTATGGCCACTATTGCCGATGTATTGCAGGCAAAATCGGCCCTGGCACAGGCCACGGCACAGTTGCTTTCGGCGCAAGCGACACTGCGCTCGGATCAGTCGGCCTTGGCGGAAAGTTGTGGGTTGCCACCAGACAATCCAATCTCCCTGGCCCCTTTGAATGTCCACCAACTGCCACCGCCGATCCGTCCCTCCATGGCAGCACTGATCCAGTTGGCCACACGCGCCAATCCACTGGTGCAGGAGGCGGCAGCCCGTATTCTTGCCGCGCGCGCCACGCTTCGTGAGGACCAGGCGCAGGGTCTGCCAAGCCTGGGGTTCTCCGTATCCGGCGGAAAACGCTTTCAAAATGCCCTGCAACCTTCCGAAAATTGGGCGATCGCCTTTAGCTTGAAGGTGCCTCTTTTTACTGGGTTTCAGCAGAGCTATGCCATACAGGAAGCACGACATCAGGCACGTAGCACGCAAGCCAGTTTGCGCGAAGAGGAACAAAGCATTGCTTTAACGGTGGCGCAGGATTATCAAACGGTGTTGGGCGCCCGTTCCGCAGCTCGTGCAGCGCAGTTGGCGGTACAAAGTGCGCGCGCTTCGCTGGCAGCCATTCGCGCCCAGTACAAGGTGGGCTTGGCAACCATGCTGAACTTACTCAGTGCCCAAGCCACGCTTACCACTGCGGAGCAGACCCGCGTCCAGGACATCACCACGGCCTATACCCAACTTGCCAATCTTGCCAATGCCTTAGGGATGATTGGCCTGCCCAAGGATCGAGCGGTCCTTCCCACCCTCGGTGCTGCGTCCAAGGAATGA
- a CDS encoding efflux RND transporter periplasmic adaptor subunit: MRALFLAGLALLLVGCGQAKKRHPPPLQVSSTDVQSGDLTLKVQTLGQALASHSVTIVPEVSGILQQVAIHSGQHVRKGQLLFVINPASAAAQVAQDQANVQGEIAQQRYDQDQVDAYRPLLQKDYVTRQTYEQAQSQAQSAAAAIAADRAALQAAQINLAHTRIHAPISGVVGLLQVRSGNLVTANSTQLITIQQTQPMQVQFSLPEKYLADLRQAVAEKTGTVEIWDENHQQRLATGTLTAIDNTVNNASATVTARATVANKAQQLWPGEYVQVDYSAKVLHHVVVIPATALQQGVSGPYVYRIEGGKAVMQPVHFLGQDGRQVAITAPAIIGKEIIVGAPARLHPGMKVETERQ; the protein is encoded by the coding sequence ATGAGAGCTTTGTTTTTGGCCGGTCTTGCCCTTCTCCTTGTCGGCTGCGGGCAAGCAAAGAAGCGCCATCCGCCGCCCTTACAGGTAAGCAGTACCGATGTACAAAGCGGCGATCTAACCCTAAAGGTGCAAACCCTGGGGCAAGCGCTCGCGTCACATAGTGTGACGATCGTGCCCGAGGTCAGCGGGATCTTGCAGCAGGTTGCGATCCACTCCGGGCAGCACGTCCGGAAGGGGCAATTACTTTTTGTCATCAACCCAGCAAGCGCAGCGGCGCAAGTAGCGCAGGATCAGGCTAATGTGCAGGGTGAGATTGCCCAGCAGCGCTATGATCAGGATCAGGTCGACGCCTATCGGCCACTGCTGCAAAAGGACTATGTCACCCGACAGACCTATGAGCAGGCCCAATCCCAGGCGCAAAGTGCTGCGGCAGCCATTGCTGCCGATCGCGCGGCTTTGCAGGCGGCGCAAATCAACTTGGCACATACCCGGATTCACGCCCCGATCAGCGGTGTCGTTGGCTTGCTTCAGGTCCGTTCGGGCAATCTGGTTACGGCGAACAGTACGCAGCTCATCACCATCCAACAGACTCAGCCCATGCAGGTTCAATTTAGTCTGCCGGAAAAATATCTTGCTGATCTGCGCCAAGCGGTCGCCGAAAAGACCGGAACGGTAGAAATTTGGGATGAGAACCACCAACAGAGGCTGGCGACAGGAACACTTACGGCCATCGACAATACCGTCAACAATGCCTCGGCAACGGTCACAGCGCGGGCGACGGTAGCCAATAAGGCACAGCAGCTCTGGCCCGGAGAGTATGTTCAGGTCGACTACAGCGCCAAGGTCTTGCATCACGTCGTTGTCATACCGGCCACCGCGCTGCAGCAAGGGGTTTCTGGTCCTTACGTTTATCGTATCGAGGGCGGCAAGGCGGTGATGCAACCCGTACATTTTCTCGGGCAAGACGGGCGGCAGGTGGCGATCACTGCGCCTGCGATCATCGGCAAAGAAATCATTGTCGGGGCGCCAGCGCGCCTACACCCAGGCATGAAGGTAGAGACGGAACGACAATGA
- a CDS encoding efflux RND transporter permease subunit: MNLSAPFIRRPVATTVLALAVALLGLFAYLQLPTALLPNVSFPMVMVTAQLPGASPKTMASAVATPLERQFASIPGINSMSAVSENGVVQITLQFNLGTSALGATQEVSNAVAQAQHLLPSSMPEPPSVRQMNPSAQPVFYIGMSAPNMPLYALDKYAQTKVATALSGVAGVSNVQIYGAQTYAVRIYLNPYALSARGLSLQAIQTAIGNANVNLPGGTLDTGPQAFATRVHGQLHDAAAFNHLVLAYAGGQAVPLNAVGKATNSTQYNQQKTWINKSPGIVLAVVRQPGSNTVAISDKIRALLPKLQAQMPGGVKLDPVFDLADYVRAAIQEVLVTLAIASFLVAGVMWLFLRRPSATLIGAVAIPLSLLGSFLGMRLLGFSLNTLTLLALTLAVGFVVDDAVVMLENINRHIDRGETGITAALNGSREISFTVLSMTLSLAIIFLPLIFLGGFVGHLFADFGVSIAMVILISGAVALTITPMLCSRYLRPNHPHHLAEQQDPDRLPENGWFQRAFKASRDFYMRTLERTLRHRNWMLFLAFLFLLGSVGMATLVQKAFLPSQNSGFINANIEYPSNMTFVEIELEQGRIAKIVKTNDKIQSVVSSVGQGPGGFGNRSTGHMFIHIKNGFAPQTAEIISALDQSTKFFHNVQIVYQGPQSAHSGTASGNGSYVYELVGGSWAELHHATRRMTAALRQIPQLRNVNSSLQNDSPQIILQIHRARATALGVTPEAIEKTLGLAFGGQEVGTIYGASDQYEVIMELEPQYQQDINALSTLSVPGAGGALVPLSAVASFRYSAAPENLMQHNAQASTTISFNLTPGTTLGTVLPVIQKRAKQVLPAGIVGEFGGNARQFQSAFKSLPFLLVATVLLIYVVLAILYEHFLHPLTILTALPLAAFGALFSLWIFGLPLDLYSFIGIIMLLGLVKKNGIILVDFAVSRRREGASAQQAILDACRIRYRPIMMTTFAAILGVLPIAIGFGAGANSRVPLGVAVVGGLLFSQFLTLYITPAFYLWFDHWRSKKSTQTAVMQSAS, from the coding sequence ATGAATCTCTCGGCCCCCTTTATTCGCCGCCCTGTCGCTACGACGGTACTGGCCCTGGCGGTCGCTCTGCTTGGTCTCTTTGCCTACCTACAGCTGCCAACAGCGCTATTGCCCAATGTGAGCTTTCCCATGGTGATGGTGACGGCGCAATTGCCCGGCGCGAGCCCGAAAACCATGGCAAGTGCGGTCGCAACACCGTTGGAGCGGCAATTTGCCAGCATTCCAGGCATCAATTCGATGAGTGCGGTGAGCGAAAACGGGGTGGTCCAAATCACCCTGCAATTCAATCTGGGCACTTCGGCACTCGGGGCCACACAGGAAGTATCCAACGCTGTGGCGCAAGCACAGCATCTCCTCCCCTCCAGCATGCCCGAGCCGCCCAGCGTGCGGCAGATGAACCCATCAGCGCAGCCAGTCTTCTACATTGGCATGTCCGCGCCGAATATGCCCCTCTACGCTCTCGACAAGTATGCGCAGACCAAGGTGGCCACTGCGCTGTCTGGTGTTGCGGGGGTTTCCAATGTGCAAATCTATGGTGCCCAGACCTATGCCGTGCGCATCTATCTCAACCCCTACGCGCTTTCTGCGCGCGGATTGAGTCTGCAGGCGATTCAAACGGCAATCGGCAATGCGAATGTGAACCTTCCCGGTGGCACCCTCGATACCGGCCCGCAGGCCTTCGCTACGCGGGTGCATGGACAACTGCACGATGCCGCCGCTTTCAATCACTTGGTGCTTGCTTATGCCGGCGGTCAGGCCGTACCCCTGAACGCGGTGGGCAAAGCGACCAACAGCACCCAATATAATCAACAAAAGACCTGGATCAACAAAAGCCCAGGAATCGTTCTTGCCGTGGTGCGCCAGCCAGGGAGCAATACCGTCGCTATCTCCGATAAGATCCGCGCCCTGCTGCCGAAGTTGCAGGCGCAGATGCCGGGTGGGGTAAAATTGGATCCTGTTTTTGATCTGGCGGATTATGTCCGTGCCGCCATCCAAGAAGTATTGGTCACGTTGGCGATTGCGTCATTCTTGGTTGCCGGCGTGATGTGGCTGTTCCTGCGGCGGCCTTCGGCTACGTTGATTGGCGCCGTTGCCATCCCGCTCTCTCTCTTGGGCAGTTTTCTTGGGATGCGGCTTTTGGGCTTCAGTCTGAACACGCTGACACTGCTGGCGTTGACTCTGGCGGTGGGATTTGTGGTGGATGACGCGGTGGTAATGTTGGAGAACATCAACCGCCATATTGACCGTGGCGAGACAGGAATTACTGCAGCGTTGAATGGTAGCCGCGAAATCAGCTTTACCGTGCTGTCGATGACCTTGTCTCTGGCGATCATCTTTCTGCCCTTGATCTTTTTGGGCGGCTTCGTCGGTCATCTGTTTGCAGACTTTGGCGTCAGTATCGCCATGGTGATCCTGATTTCCGGCGCGGTTGCCTTAACGATAACGCCGATGCTTTGCAGCCGGTATCTGCGTCCGAATCATCCACACCACCTTGCGGAGCAGCAAGATCCGGATCGTCTGCCAGAAAATGGCTGGTTTCAACGGGCATTCAAGGCTAGCCGCGATTTCTATATGCGAACGCTGGAGCGCACCCTGCGTCATCGCAATTGGATGCTGTTTTTGGCATTTCTGTTTCTACTCGGCAGCGTGGGGATGGCCACCCTGGTACAGAAGGCGTTTTTACCCTCCCAGAATTCCGGATTTATCAATGCCAATATCGAGTACCCTTCCAATATGACCTTTGTGGAGATCGAGCTAGAACAGGGAAGAATTGCAAAGATCGTCAAAACCAACGACAAGATTCAGTCCGTTGTGTCTTCGGTTGGCCAGGGCCCCGGCGGTTTTGGGAATCGCAGCACCGGACATATGTTCATCCACATCAAAAATGGCTTTGCCCCACAGACCGCAGAGATCATCAGCGCGTTGGACCAGAGCACGAAATTCTTTCACAATGTGCAGATTGTCTACCAAGGCCCACAAAGCGCACACTCCGGCACCGCCAGCGGCAATGGCAGTTATGTCTATGAATTGGTCGGCGGAAGCTGGGCCGAGCTGCATCACGCCACCCGCAGAATGACCGCAGCTTTGCGGCAGATACCACAATTACGTAATGTGAACAGCAGTCTGCAAAACGATAGTCCGCAAATCATTCTGCAGATCCATCGTGCCCGTGCCACTGCCCTGGGGGTAACTCCAGAGGCCATTGAAAAGACCCTAGGTCTTGCCTTTGGCGGCCAGGAAGTGGGGACGATCTACGGTGCGAGTGATCAGTATGAGGTCATCATGGAACTCGAGCCGCAATATCAGCAGGATATCAACGCGCTATCGACGCTCAGTGTCCCTGGTGCTGGCGGGGCCTTGGTGCCCCTTTCTGCGGTAGCGAGTTTTCGCTACAGCGCCGCGCCGGAAAATCTCATGCAGCACAACGCTCAGGCGTCGACGACGATTTCTTTTAACTTAACTCCGGGTACAACGCTTGGGACGGTTCTACCGGTCATCCAGAAACGCGCGAAACAGGTTTTGCCGGCGGGAATAGTGGGAGAATTTGGCGGTAATGCGCGCCAGTTTCAGTCGGCATTCAAAAGCCTACCATTCCTGCTCGTGGCTACGGTGTTGTTGATCTATGTGGTGCTCGCCATTCTGTACGAGCACTTTCTGCATCCTCTCACCATCCTCACGGCCCTTCCCCTCGCAGCCTTTGGCGCCTTATTTTCCCTATGGATCTTTGGCCTGCCGCTGGATCTTTATAGTTTTATCGGCATTATCATGCTGCTCGGGTTGGTCAAGAAGAACGGGATCATTCTGGTGGATTTTGCCGTTAGCCGACGGCGCGAAGGTGCCTCGGCACAGCAAGCAATTCTTGATGCCTGCCGGATTCGCTACCGCCCGATCATGATGACGACCTTTGCCGCAATTCTGGGTGTCTTGCCCATTGCCATCGGCTTTGGTGCCGGTGCCAACAGCCGCGTGCCACTGGGTGTTGCGGTCGTGGGCGGCCTGCTGTTTTCGCAGTTCCTGACCCTGTACATTACGCCGGCATTCTACCTATGGTTTGATCATTGGCGCAGCAAGAAATCGACGCAAACAGCGGTCATGCAAAGCGCATCATGA
- a CDS encoding putative bifunctional diguanylate cyclase/phosphodiesterase — MTESESALDLPGRQSATSNYYSTRWLWWAWLISSLLVIFAWLILAFSTWNEATARQGQALQENAIALAHSASLQLDGIQANLSLLRAEYLHGEHNLQPALRRLTQLTPINTVGVFTTNEILIEGKVPSVLRQVWTLHGPSQGKQWSPAQQAGLQHCLASQTFCIGPLLRDGTRSSASSSLGFPVFQPLSQQLPHPSFLIGWIPLADGLFPAWTGLPILHPGASFLLREDGMLLSRYPYSARVNYAEIQTGTVVRHWLGTSAPEIHAFSGYSSAAHAWRVCAARSVTDYHLIAGQCIGRSGLAGLWWKAMQWPTWGAIMLLLLGGAAYRYLARLNRTREAERAHAENVIWEAKEHAEVTLQSIGDGVISTDCNGLVTNMNPIAEELTGWTLAEGRGKPITKIFRIVNEADGRSVENPAERALREGRIVGLANHTILIDRHGNRRSIEDSAAPIRDLQNVVLGTVLVFHDVTEKHDLLSRLSYQATHDLLTGLPNRALYQEHLEQAMRQARRHDTLLMVGFLDLDNFKLVNDRLGHAAGDSLLQHVARCFRDELRGGDLLCRFGGDEFAFFVNDIRNTQEAEILARRIVKKVGLPVDVAGEKITARASIGMTFFPIDVVESCGDLIRHADLALYASKNRGGNTISIFTIDMEEQQDRQVECLRLMEAALLHDYLQLYFQPIVQISGELVGAEALLRMQHPLRGLLSPAEFSEALDHPQLAPRVGRFVLSHALEHMRQWASHSFFPQISINISAQYLLDPKFLEDLEATLGEYSEVVRQNLVLEITESAPMLDFERARETLTQCRALGCKVSLDDFGTGNASLSYLQKLPVSSLKIDQSFIRDILQDPKDYAIVSGMIYVAEMLDLPVVAEGVESVGQIQALHQLRCPLYQGYYYARPMTAAELETWRADENPLS; from the coding sequence ATGACCGAGTCTGAATCAGCGCTTGATCTCCCGGGGAGGCAGTCTGCGACCTCGAACTATTATTCCACAAGATGGCTCTGGTGGGCGTGGCTGATCTCGTCGCTTTTGGTGATCTTTGCCTGGCTGATCCTTGCTTTCAGCACCTGGAACGAGGCGACGGCGCGACAGGGGCAAGCACTCCAGGAAAACGCCATCGCCTTGGCGCATTCGGCGAGTCTGCAACTGGACGGCATTCAAGCGAATCTTTCCCTGCTCCGCGCAGAGTACTTGCATGGAGAACACAACCTGCAGCCAGCGCTACGGCGCCTTACGCAGTTGACACCGATCAATACCGTAGGCGTGTTCACCACAAACGAGATTCTGATCGAAGGCAAGGTGCCCAGCGTTTTGCGCCAAGTCTGGACCTTGCATGGCCCATCACAGGGGAAGCAGTGGTCGCCGGCGCAACAGGCGGGCCTGCAACATTGCTTGGCCAGTCAGACGTTTTGTATCGGCCCCTTATTACGCGATGGTACGCGGTCCTCTGCCTCCTCTTCACTCGGATTTCCAGTCTTTCAACCCCTATCTCAACAATTACCGCACCCCTCCTTTTTGATTGGCTGGATTCCTCTGGCAGACGGCCTGTTTCCCGCCTGGACCGGACTTCCCATTCTTCACCCGGGCGCCTCCTTTCTCTTGCGTGAAGATGGGATGCTCCTCAGCCGATATCCGTATTCCGCTCGCGTGAACTACGCGGAAATTCAAACTGGCACCGTAGTCCGGCACTGGTTGGGAACCTCCGCACCGGAAATCCATGCCTTTTCTGGCTATAGCTCTGCAGCGCATGCCTGGCGGGTGTGTGCGGCCCGCTCCGTTACTGACTATCATTTGATCGCCGGCCAATGCATTGGTCGATCGGGCCTTGCCGGACTCTGGTGGAAAGCCATGCAGTGGCCTACCTGGGGGGCGATTATGCTGCTGTTGCTGGGTGGCGCAGCCTATCGCTACCTGGCGCGCTTGAACCGCACCCGCGAAGCCGAACGCGCGCATGCGGAAAACGTGATCTGGGAAGCGAAGGAACATGCGGAGGTGACATTGCAGTCGATCGGCGATGGGGTCATCAGCACCGATTGCAACGGCCTCGTTACCAATATGAACCCCATAGCGGAAGAGCTGACTGGCTGGACCTTGGCTGAAGGTCGAGGGAAGCCGATAACGAAAATTTTCCGCATCGTCAATGAGGCAGATGGTCGCAGCGTGGAAAATCCTGCCGAACGGGCTCTGCGGGAAGGTCGGATCGTCGGGCTGGCCAATCATACCATCCTGATCGATCGCCACGGGAACCGGAGGAGTATTGAAGATTCTGCGGCGCCTATTCGCGATCTACAGAATGTGGTGTTAGGCACGGTGCTGGTGTTCCACGATGTCACTGAGAAGCACGATCTTCTCTCCCGACTCTCCTATCAGGCCACTCATGATCTTCTGACAGGGCTTCCCAATCGAGCTCTCTATCAGGAACACCTAGAGCAGGCCATGCGCCAAGCAAGACGGCATGACACATTATTGATGGTTGGCTTCCTGGATCTGGATAACTTCAAGTTGGTGAATGATCGCCTCGGCCATGCCGCCGGCGATAGCCTCTTGCAACACGTCGCTCGTTGCTTCCGCGACGAACTTCGTGGGGGAGACCTGTTGTGCCGATTTGGGGGTGATGAGTTTGCCTTTTTCGTGAACGATATTCGCAATACCCAGGAGGCGGAAATACTCGCACGGAGAATCGTGAAGAAGGTCGGTCTTCCTGTAGATGTTGCGGGGGAAAAAATTACTGCGCGCGCGAGCATCGGTATGACCTTTTTCCCGATTGATGTGGTGGAATCCTGCGGCGATCTGATACGGCATGCGGATTTGGCTCTGTATGCCAGCAAGAATCGAGGCGGGAATACCATCTCGATTTTTACCATCGACATGGAAGAGCAGCAGGACAGGCAGGTGGAATGTTTACGCCTGATGGAAGCAGCCCTCCTTCATGATTATCTGCAACTATATTTCCAACCGATTGTGCAGATCAGCGGCGAACTGGTTGGTGCAGAGGCGTTGCTGCGTATGCAGCATCCTCTCCGCGGACTGCTCAGCCCCGCGGAATTCAGCGAGGCGCTGGATCATCCGCAGTTGGCACCACGTGTCGGTCGTTTTGTTCTCAGTCATGCACTCGAGCATATGCGGCAGTGGGCATCTCATTCTTTCTTTCCGCAAATTTCGATCAATATCAGTGCCCAGTATTTGCTGGACCCAAAATTCTTGGAAGATTTGGAGGCGACCTTGGGCGAGTACAGCGAGGTCGTTCGCCAAAATCTTGTACTGGAAATTACCGAGTCGGCGCCGATGCTGGATTTTGAACGCGCGCGGGAGACCTTGACCCAATGCCGAGCGCTCGGCTGTAAAGTATCGCTGGATGACTTTGGTACCGGTAATGCGTCGCTCAGCTATTTGCAGAAACTGCCTGTCAGCTCCCTGAAAATAGATCAGAGCTTCATTCGTGACATTCTGCAGGATCCCAAGGATTACGCCATCGTTTCCGGAATGATTTACGTGGCAGAGATGCTGGATTTGCCAGTAGTCGCGGAGGGCGTAGAGTCAGTTGGACAAATCCAGGCGCTACATCAGCTTCGTTGTCCACTTTATCAAGGGTATTATTATGCTCGCCCGATGACAGCGGCGGAGTTGGAAACGTGGAGAGCCGACGAAAATCCGCTGTCTTGA
- a CDS encoding SCP-2 sterol transfer family protein, translating into MAELFSPPWMERFAAEWNKEPELATALAQIDFASNIAYGFVEEEGPRGFLQVTKGQAVAAGPYQGQSVNWDIRASVDQWMKWISSPPGMTGLGMAFTTGKIKFKVGDYKSMLKDPRMAGPFVKSFSVMGRV; encoded by the coding sequence ATGGCAGAACTATTTTCTCCCCCCTGGATGGAACGATTCGCCGCTGAATGGAACAAAGAGCCTGAATTGGCCACCGCTTTGGCGCAAATCGACTTCGCTTCCAATATTGCTTATGGCTTTGTCGAAGAAGAGGGTCCGCGCGGATTTTTACAGGTAACGAAGGGGCAAGCGGTAGCCGCTGGTCCCTATCAGGGTCAGTCGGTGAACTGGGACATTCGCGCCAGTGTGGATCAGTGGATGAAGTGGATATCCAGCCCGCCGGGAATGACCGGTCTGGGAATGGCCTTTACCACTGGCAAGATCAAGTTCAAGGTAGGGGACTACAAAAGCATGTTAAAAGACCCACGCATGGCTGGTCCCTTTGTGAAGAGTTTCTCGGTGATGGGACGCGTATAA
- a CDS encoding tetratricopeptide repeat protein codes for MTKKDAGPIVEEEGSTPTTAEPVEVVATESPGAAHVAPEQDVVAEQHAQAEPEVSSGTAAPSVGGSGTSAPSVGSGGAGTFPPGGSSYPPLPPRQPKKSVASRVFSWPSLVFLLVVVIIILFIWGITAHEEQAQTVKPKAQAAQKTLNVAPVAAPGMATAQPAPKLTADQHQELMSARSAYWHHDIPAAIKGYQSLISQVPDAAFAYGELGNVYYMNGEREKAAQSFEHAAMLLIQQGQAQRAASLIPVLGALDPALAQKVQVALAHSPEDDGYAENGNG; via the coding sequence ATGACGAAGAAAGATGCAGGACCAATTGTAGAAGAGGAAGGGAGTACCCCGACCACTGCAGAACCTGTAGAGGTCGTTGCTACCGAATCGCCGGGCGCGGCTCATGTCGCTCCAGAGCAGGACGTAGTTGCCGAGCAGCATGCCCAAGCAGAGCCGGAAGTGTCGTCAGGAACTGCCGCGCCGAGCGTGGGTGGCTCGGGAACCAGCGCACCTTCTGTGGGTTCGGGTGGTGCAGGAACGTTTCCGCCAGGTGGTTCAAGCTACCCGCCTTTACCCCCACGACAACCGAAAAAGAGTGTCGCCAGTCGGGTCTTCTCCTGGCCATCCCTGGTGTTTCTGCTGGTCGTCGTGATCATCATTTTGTTCATCTGGGGCATTACCGCGCACGAGGAACAAGCCCAAACAGTCAAACCCAAGGCGCAAGCTGCACAAAAGACGCTAAACGTAGCGCCTGTCGCAGCCCCGGGCATGGCTACTGCTCAACCAGCACCCAAATTGACCGCAGATCAACACCAGGAACTCATGTCCGCGCGCTCTGCCTACTGGCATCATGATATTCCTGCTGCAATCAAGGGCTATCAGAGTCTCATCTCGCAGGTACCAGATGCGGCCTTCGCCTACGGCGAATTGGGCAATGTTTACTATATGAACGGGGAGCGGGAAAAGGCAGCGCAAAGCTTTGAACATGCTGCCATGCTCCTGATCCAGCAGGGGCAAGCACAACGTGCGGCAAGCTTGATTCCTGTTCTCGGGGCTCTGGACCCGGCATTGGCTCAGAAGGTGCAGGTAGCATTGGCGCACAGCCCTGAGGACGATGGCTACGCAGAAAATGGCAATGGCTGA
- a CDS encoding IS4 family transposase: MARTKAQLSSGARLADYLTVGYLAMRCPISKVRETLAQYEVESQRRRGLPHEVLVYFVLAMVLYANVAYEEVLRLVIEGLRSVLGDDGLAQAVVSKGAISQARTRVGAGPLKTLYQQQVGPHGPEGMTGVWYRGLRIMAIDGSTLDMPDEAPNAERYGYPPSARGASAFPKLRFVAMAECGTHTLCYAESGPYAQSERELARAVMAHADASMLVTADRGFYSYDFWKLAHATGANLLFRLSSTLTLPREQELPDGSYLSTIYPSGANRKQDRQGIRVRVIEYTLQGIPDAEPSYRLITNWMDPVQAPAQELAALYHQRWNIESSFDELKTHLADRRVALRSKRPELVEQEFYALLLVHAAIRHLMTEAAAQTDQAAQDLSFIHAVHVLHRRLPAVGAIPPSG; the protein is encoded by the coding sequence ATGGCACGAACCAAAGCACAACTCTCTTCGGGCGCTCGACTAGCGGACTATCTGACGGTGGGATATCTGGCAATGCGCTGTCCTATCAGCAAGGTGCGTGAGACCCTGGCGCAATATGAGGTGGAAAGCCAGCGGCGACGTGGATTGCCACACGAAGTATTGGTCTATTTTGTGCTGGCGATGGTGCTGTATGCCAACGTAGCTTATGAGGAAGTTTTGCGCCTGGTAATCGAGGGATTACGATCCGTTCTTGGGGATGATGGGCTGGCCCAGGCCGTCGTCAGCAAAGGGGCCATATCCCAGGCGCGGACCCGCGTAGGGGCAGGACCGTTGAAAACGCTCTATCAACAGCAAGTCGGTCCACATGGTCCCGAGGGCATGACTGGGGTGTGGTACCGAGGCCTACGGATCATGGCCATAGACGGCTCCACGCTGGACATGCCTGATGAAGCCCCCAATGCAGAGCGATATGGATATCCACCCTCTGCGCGAGGTGCATCCGCCTTTCCCAAGCTCCGCTTTGTCGCCATGGCGGAATGCGGTACCCACACTTTGTGTTACGCCGAGTCGGGTCCCTATGCACAAAGTGAGAGAGAACTTGCCCGCGCTGTCATGGCTCATGCCGACGCCTCTATGCTGGTGACAGCTGACCGCGGCTTTTACAGCTACGACTTCTGGAAGCTAGCCCATGCCACCGGTGCCAACCTGCTGTTTCGCCTGAGCAGCACCCTCACCTTGCCCCGTGAACAGGAATTGCCAGATGGATCCTACCTCAGCACGATCTATCCCAGTGGAGCGAACCGAAAGCAGGATCGCCAGGGTATCCGTGTGCGGGTCATTGAGTATACCTTACAAGGTATCCCAGACGCCGAGCCGAGCTATCGACTGATCACCAACTGGATGGATCCGGTACAAGCCCCGGCACAAGAATTGGCAGCACTATACCATCAGCGCTGGAACATCGAGTCCAGTTTTGATGAACTCAAGACCCACCTGGCGGATCGTCGTGTCGCGTTGCGGAGCAAGCGTCCGGAATTGGTCGAGCAGGAGTTCTACGCTCTTCTGCTGGTCCATGCTGCCATCCGCCACCTGATGACCGAGGCCGCAGCACAAACAGATCAAGCGGCTCAGGATCTATCCTTCATCCATGCGGTGCACGTCCTTCATCGCCGTCTACCTGCGGTCGGCGCTATTCCCCCCTCAGGGTAG